The DNA region TACTGAGGGACGCTGTCCCTCAGCCTCCCTGCCAGAGGAACTCAGTTCCCCTGGACTCCAGAAATGGGTTCAGGGAGCAATGCTCCCTGGTGGGGTGCCCGAGGGGCAAGGCCCCTCGGACTGCGACAGTTGCTCGCTTCGGTAAGGAGACGCGCATGATCGAGATTCAGATACCCGGGCTCCGCGTGTTGCGTGTGCGGACGCTGGTTTTGGACTACAACGGCACCCTGGCCTGCGACGGCGCGTTGCTGCCCGGCGTGTCCGAACGGCTGCGGGAGCTGTCCAAATCCCTGGACATCGTGGTGGCGACGGCCGATACCTGCGGCACGGTGGAGCACGCCATGGACGGGTTGCCCGCCACGGTTCACAACTTGGCCATGCGGCAGGACCGTTCGGTGGACGAGGACGAGGCCAAGGCCCGCCTTGTACGCGCGCTGCAGCACGACGTCGTGTTTGTGGGCAACGGCCGCAACGACGCCCCGGCTCTGCGCGCCGCTGCCCTGGGCATCGCCATCATCCAGGCCGAGTGCGCAGCAACCGCCGCACTGGTCGCCGCGGATATCGTCGCCACCGACATCACGAATGTGCTGGACCTCTTCATCAAGCCCAAACGCCTGATCGCCGACCTGCGGGTCTGATCCCGCCGTCGCCTCTTCCGCTCGTTCAGTCACCCGGCTTGCTCACGGTTGCTTGAGAAAGTTTCTCACGCTTCCGGTTGACAGCGCACCGATTTGGTATGATTCTTTTGTTGAGAATACTTCTCAATGAACACAAAAAACCATCCGGAGTGCTCCATGAGCCTTGATACTGCCATCGTCGCCATCATCGTCCTGCTCGCGGCGATTTACGCCGGCCGCAAGCTCTACCGCCAGGCCATGCACAGGGAAACGTGCGGCTCCTGCGGCGGTTGCTGCCCCACGCCAGACGAACGCGAGCCCAACAGACAGGCCGCCGGCCAGAGCGCGTGCTGCGGCTGTGCGTCCCACTCTACCGGCGCGCCCATAGGCGACAGGCCCGAGCGCTGATCTGAAACGCCCGCGGCTTTCCTGTTTCAACTTTCCGGGCGCATCCTGCCCGAGTATCCGTCTTTCCCGGCGCGTATCCCTGCTGCCCCACCGTCCTGATCTTGTCTGACCAACAAAAAAGAGCGGCCCCCATGCAGGGACCGCTCTTCGAATGGTGCGTCAGAAACGCTGCGCGCTACTCGGTGGCGTTGGCACCTGTAGCGTTGGCGCCAGAGGCATTCTCGGCGGCAGGCGCTTCGGGGGCCTCAGTGGCAGGAGCCGCCGTGGCGTTCTCCGGAGCGGTCTTTTCCATTGAGGACTCCTGCGCGGCCGGGGCTTCTTCGGCAGCCGGCTTGGGCGTCAGGTCAAAGGTCGCCGGGTCGATCTCGGGCAGCTCGACCTTGGCGGCGTTCAGCGCTTCGATGACCTGGGTCGTGATGTCCACGTCAGGATCGAAGGAAACCGCGTTCTCCTGGCCGAAGACGACAGCGATGCCGTGGTCCTCGCGGTACTTGGTAAGCACGCTCACGTACTTCTCCTGCACGGCGTCGTACAGGGCG from Oceanidesulfovibrio marinus includes:
- a CDS encoding HAD family hydrolase, with product MIEIQIPGLRVLRVRTLVLDYNGTLACDGALLPGVSERLRELSKSLDIVVATADTCGTVEHAMDGLPATVHNLAMRQDRSVDEDEAKARLVRALQHDVVFVGNGRNDAPALRAAALGIAIIQAECAATAALVAADIVATDITNVLDLFIKPKRLIADLRV
- a CDS encoding FeoB-associated Cys-rich membrane protein → MSLDTAIVAIIVLLAAIYAGRKLYRQAMHRETCGSCGGCCPTPDEREPNRQAAGQSACCGCASHSTGAPIGDRPER
- a CDS encoding OmpH family outer membrane protein, which encodes MNRIFSRPLRLATGLFLCVLVLAAGCSQEPATKSDTGDKSEPAMHVAVVDESRVFNESNAGLEGVKMLNELNKSLREQLTAMQTKAQNGTDQDVAGFRGAVQQYQDIMNNQQRALYDAVQEKYVSVLTKYREDHGIAVVFGQENAVSFDPDVDITTQVIEALNAAKVELPEIDPATFDLTPKPAAEEAPAAQESSMEKTAPENATAAPATEAPEAPAAENASGANATGANATE